A genomic stretch from Gallus gallus isolate bGalGal1 chromosome 13, bGalGal1.mat.broiler.GRCg7b, whole genome shotgun sequence includes:
- the HMMR gene encoding hyaluronan mediated motility receptor isoform X3, translated as MAFCRAPLRRFSDEPPCNSLRGSRDTKPSAALRSSASSEPHQHVRKQKSETSLDDEKKTTASGTGRRLASLGSLQPVSGSLKPRKDLILMREKKKQKTLEKEIRALVRERGEQDKKLQALDEDFVKMEAKLSAAVQEKTSLLANVACLKKQLLELTRTNELLKSKLSEDSVQKKMSSLCMELMKLRTKRDAKEKTALAKQENMEMKLQEVQRDLEHSKGKVALLKEKLSATEREKVEDKSDTEKLLEYITELSSVAEAAEKYKLDVARMEETLTKKDKDIEILREALRTKEEESNTLIRALNERCELLEQEKERESSESRGKVLSMNAEIEALKKQILVEEQEHQKLLQKQEELISQLQQEREMSASMHQKLLNLQDEVTSERCLLEEELKCAMNELDKLHAKEKKAEKLVKLLEKETKSKALELAQMEVKLKGKNAELEQIKERHSSTVLQIQEELNNTLHKLGENVAEFESYKTTIAEEIRSLTLENTSLQEQVADLKKTCEDNLQLLQEAEYTKDKAKEECARMILEAQTKLALKEAEAERTKESCLIQVTKLQEKLEELTEDLKKKSEVEESRKTVHEDVTSSLKEEIKTWRNLYEELHNKTKPFQQQLDAFEAEKNALLNEHGAAQEELNKLSEAYAKLLGHQNQKQKIKHVMKLKEDNTHLQQDISKLRALLAKEKQTNRDLQEQLYTIQGIRHFDPSKAFQHDSKENIPPKTPFKEGNRNKV; from the exons ATGGCGTTCTGCAGGGCTCCGCTGCGGCGCTTCAGCGACGAGCCGC CGTGCAACTCGCTGCGAGGCTCCCGTGACACGAAGCCTTCAGCTGCCCTGAGGAGTTCTGCATCCTCGGAACCTCATCAGCACGTTAGGAAGCAGAAGA GTGAGACAAGTCTAGatgatgagaagaaaacaactgcCTCTGGAACTGGAAGGAGACTTGCATCTCTGGGATCACTA CAGCCGGTTAGTGGGAGTCTGAAGCCTAGAAAAGATCTTATCCttatgagagagaaaaagaaacagaagacgCTGGAGAAGGAG ATTCGTGCATTAGTGAGAGAACGTGGAGAGCAGGATAAAAAACTTCAGGCCCTGGATGAAGACTTTGTGAAGATGGAAGCtaagctgagtgctgcagttcAGGAGAAAACATCTCTTCTGGCAAATGTTGCTTGCCTGAAAAAACAGCTTCTGGAATTGACAAGAACCAATGAACTACTAAAGTCTAAG CTATCTGAAGATAgtgtgcagaagaaaatgagcagTCTATGCATGGAATTAATGAAGCTCAGAACCAAGAGGGATGCTAAGGAGAAG ACTGCACTTGCAAAGCAGGAGAACATGGAAATGAAGCTGCAGGAAGTACAAAGGGATCTGGAGcattcaaaaggaaaagtagcactactaaaagaaaaact atcagctacagagagagagaaagtggaAGATAAGTCTGACACTGAAAAACTCCTGGAATACATCACAGAGCTCAG TAGTGttgcagaagctgcagagaaaTATAAACTAGATGTTGCTCGGATGGAGGAGACATTGACCAAGAAAGACAAAGACATTGAGATCCTGAGGGAAGCACTCAGAACAAAAGAGGAAGAATCAAATACACTTATCAGAGCTCTTAATGAAAGGTGTGAGTTGCTTGAACAAGAGAAAG AGAGGGAGTCGtctgagagcagagggaaagtCCTGAGTATGAATGCTGAAATAGAAGCCctgaaaaaacaaattcttgTAGAAGAGCAAGAACACCAAAAACTGCTTCAGAAACAAGAGGAGTTGATCTCTCAGCTGCAGCAAGAGAGG GAGATGTCTGCGTCTATGCACCAGAAGTTACTAAATCTTCAAGACGAGGTAACAAGTGAGAGATGTCTCCTGGAGGAGGAGCTGAAGTGTGCAATGAATGAACTGGACAAACTACATGCTAAGGAGAAGAAAGCTGAGAAGCTGGTGAAGCTgttggaaaaagaaaccaaatctAAAGCCCTTGAACTTGCACAGATGGAAGTGAAATTAAAAGG gAAGAATGCTGAGTTGGAGCAAATCAAGGAAAGGCACAGCAGTACAGTTCTGCAAATCCAAGAAGAGCTTAACAACACATTGCATAAACTGGGAGAGAATGTTGCTGAGTTTGAAAG CTACAAGACGACAATAGCTGAAGAAATACGCAGTCTTACACTGGAGAACACTTCTCTGCAAGAACAAGTTGCTGACCTGAAAAAAACATGTGAAGATAATCTACAGTTGCTCCAGGAAGCAGAATACACTAAAGATAAGGCAAAAGAAGAGTGTGCGAG GATGATTTTAGAAGCCCAGACCAAGCTTGCActaaaagaagcagaagcagagagaacaaAAGAGTCTTGCCTCATACAAGTGACTAAACTACAGGAAAAACTGGAAGAGCTAACAGAAGATCTGAAAAAGAAGTCTGAAGTGGAAGAATCAAG GAAAACTGTACATGAAGACGTGACCTCTAGCTTAAAAGAAGAGATAAAGACCTGGCGTAATCTATATGAAGAACTGCATAACAAAACCAAGCCTTTTCAG CAACAACTAGATGCAtttgaagcagagaaaaatgctCTCTTAAATGAGCATGGTGCAGCCCAAGAAGAACTGAATAAACTAAGTGAAGCATATGCTAAACTACTTGGCCaccaaaaccagaaacaaaaaatcaagCATGTTATGAAGTTGAAAGAAGATAATACCCACCTGCAGCAG gaCATCTCAAAACTGCGTGCACTTCttgcaaaagagaaacaaacaaacagagatCTGCAGGAGCAACTATATACAATTCAGGGCATTAGGCACTTTGATCCTTCTAAAGCATTCCAGCATGATAGCAAGGAAAATATTCCTCCAAAAACTCCTTTTAAAGAAG gtAATAGAAACAAAGTTTAG
- the HMMR gene encoding hyaluronan mediated motility receptor isoform X1, translated as MAFCRAPLRRFSDEPPCNSLRGSRDTKPSAALRSSASSEPHQHVRKQKSETSLDDEKKTTASGTGRRLASLGSLPVSGSLKPRKDLILMREKKKQKTLEKEIRALVRERGEQDKKLQALDEDFVKMEAKLSAAVQEKTSLLANVACLKKQLLELTRTNELLKSKLSEDSVQKKMSSLCMELMKLRTKRDAKEKTALAKQENMEMKLQEVQRDLEHSKGKVALLKEKLSATEREKVEDKSDTEKLLEYITELSSVAEAAEKYKLDVARMEETLTKKDKDIEILREALRTKEEESNTLIRALNERCELLEQEKERESSESRGKVLSMNAEIEALKKQILVEEQEHQKLLQKQEELISQLQQEREMSASMHQKLLNLQDEVTSERCLLEEELKCAMNELDKLHAKEKKAEKLVKLLEKETKSKALELAQMEVKLKGKNAELEQIKERHSSTVLQIQEELNNTLHKLGENVAEFESYKTTIAEEIRSLTLENTSLQEQVADLKKTCEDNLQLLQEAEYTKDKAKEECARMILEAQTKLALKEAEAERTKESCLIQVTKLQEKLEELTEDLKKKSEVEESRKTVHEDVTSSLKEEIKTWRNLYEELHNKTKPFQQQLDAFEAEKNALLNEHGAAQEELNKLSEAYAKLLGHQNQKQKIKHVMKLKEDNTHLQQDISKLRALLAKEKQTNRDLQEQLYTIQGIRHFDPSKAFQHDSKENIPPKTPFKEGNRNKV; from the exons ATGGCGTTCTGCAGGGCTCCGCTGCGGCGCTTCAGCGACGAGCCGC CGTGCAACTCGCTGCGAGGCTCCCGTGACACGAAGCCTTCAGCTGCCCTGAGGAGTTCTGCATCCTCGGAACCTCATCAGCACGTTAGGAAGCAGAAGA GTGAGACAAGTCTAGatgatgagaagaaaacaactgcCTCTGGAACTGGAAGGAGACTTGCATCTCTGGGATCACTA CCGGTTAGTGGGAGTCTGAAGCCTAGAAAAGATCTTATCCttatgagagagaaaaagaaacagaagacgCTGGAGAAGGAG ATTCGTGCATTAGTGAGAGAACGTGGAGAGCAGGATAAAAAACTTCAGGCCCTGGATGAAGACTTTGTGAAGATGGAAGCtaagctgagtgctgcagttcAGGAGAAAACATCTCTTCTGGCAAATGTTGCTTGCCTGAAAAAACAGCTTCTGGAATTGACAAGAACCAATGAACTACTAAAGTCTAAG CTATCTGAAGATAgtgtgcagaagaaaatgagcagTCTATGCATGGAATTAATGAAGCTCAGAACCAAGAGGGATGCTAAGGAGAAG ACTGCACTTGCAAAGCAGGAGAACATGGAAATGAAGCTGCAGGAAGTACAAAGGGATCTGGAGcattcaaaaggaaaagtagcactactaaaagaaaaact atcagctacagagagagagaaagtggaAGATAAGTCTGACACTGAAAAACTCCTGGAATACATCACAGAGCTCAG TAGTGttgcagaagctgcagagaaaTATAAACTAGATGTTGCTCGGATGGAGGAGACATTGACCAAGAAAGACAAAGACATTGAGATCCTGAGGGAAGCACTCAGAACAAAAGAGGAAGAATCAAATACACTTATCAGAGCTCTTAATGAAAGGTGTGAGTTGCTTGAACAAGAGAAAG AGAGGGAGTCGtctgagagcagagggaaagtCCTGAGTATGAATGCTGAAATAGAAGCCctgaaaaaacaaattcttgTAGAAGAGCAAGAACACCAAAAACTGCTTCAGAAACAAGAGGAGTTGATCTCTCAGCTGCAGCAAGAGAGG GAGATGTCTGCGTCTATGCACCAGAAGTTACTAAATCTTCAAGACGAGGTAACAAGTGAGAGATGTCTCCTGGAGGAGGAGCTGAAGTGTGCAATGAATGAACTGGACAAACTACATGCTAAGGAGAAGAAAGCTGAGAAGCTGGTGAAGCTgttggaaaaagaaaccaaatctAAAGCCCTTGAACTTGCACAGATGGAAGTGAAATTAAAAGG gAAGAATGCTGAGTTGGAGCAAATCAAGGAAAGGCACAGCAGTACAGTTCTGCAAATCCAAGAAGAGCTTAACAACACATTGCATAAACTGGGAGAGAATGTTGCTGAGTTTGAAAG CTACAAGACGACAATAGCTGAAGAAATACGCAGTCTTACACTGGAGAACACTTCTCTGCAAGAACAAGTTGCTGACCTGAAAAAAACATGTGAAGATAATCTACAGTTGCTCCAGGAAGCAGAATACACTAAAGATAAGGCAAAAGAAGAGTGTGCGAG GATGATTTTAGAAGCCCAGACCAAGCTTGCActaaaagaagcagaagcagagagaacaaAAGAGTCTTGCCTCATACAAGTGACTAAACTACAGGAAAAACTGGAAGAGCTAACAGAAGATCTGAAAAAGAAGTCTGAAGTGGAAGAATCAAG GAAAACTGTACATGAAGACGTGACCTCTAGCTTAAAAGAAGAGATAAAGACCTGGCGTAATCTATATGAAGAACTGCATAACAAAACCAAGCCTTTTCAG CAACAACTAGATGCAtttgaagcagagaaaaatgctCTCTTAAATGAGCATGGTGCAGCCCAAGAAGAACTGAATAAACTAAGTGAAGCATATGCTAAACTACTTGGCCaccaaaaccagaaacaaaaaatcaagCATGTTATGAAGTTGAAAGAAGATAATACCCACCTGCAGCAG gaCATCTCAAAACTGCGTGCACTTCttgcaaaagagaaacaaacaaacagagatCTGCAGGAGCAACTATATACAATTCAGGGCATTAGGCACTTTGATCCTTCTAAAGCATTCCAGCATGATAGCAAGGAAAATATTCCTCCAAAAACTCCTTTTAAAGAAG gtAATAGAAACAAAGTTTAG
- the HMMR gene encoding hyaluronan mediated motility receptor isoform X2, which produces MAFCRAPLRRFSDEPPCNSLRGSRDTKPSAALRSSASSEPHQHVRKQKSETSLDDEKKTTASGTGRRLASLGSLIRALVRERGEQDKKLQALDEDFVKMEAKLSAAVQEKTSLLANVACLKKQLLELTRTNELLKSKLSEDSVQKKMSSLCMELMKLRTKRDAKEKTALAKQENMEMKLQEVQRDLEHSKGKVALLKEKLSATEREKVEDKSDTEKLLEYITELSSVAEAAEKYKLDVARMEETLTKKDKDIEILREALRTKEEESNTLIRALNERCELLEQEKERESSESRGKVLSMNAEIEALKKQILVEEQEHQKLLQKQEELISQLQQEREMSASMHQKLLNLQDEVTSERCLLEEELKCAMNELDKLHAKEKKAEKLVKLLEKETKSKALELAQMEVKLKGKNAELEQIKERHSSTVLQIQEELNNTLHKLGENVAEFESYKTTIAEEIRSLTLENTSLQEQVADLKKTCEDNLQLLQEAEYTKDKAKEECARMILEAQTKLALKEAEAERTKESCLIQVTKLQEKLEELTEDLKKKSEVEESRKTVHEDVTSSLKEEIKTWRNLYEELHNKTKPFQQQLDAFEAEKNALLNEHGAAQEELNKLSEAYAKLLGHQNQKQKIKHVMKLKEDNTHLQQDISKLRALLAKEKQTNRDLQEQLYTIQGIRHFDPSKAFQHDSKENIPPKTPFKEGNRNKV; this is translated from the exons ATGGCGTTCTGCAGGGCTCCGCTGCGGCGCTTCAGCGACGAGCCGC CGTGCAACTCGCTGCGAGGCTCCCGTGACACGAAGCCTTCAGCTGCCCTGAGGAGTTCTGCATCCTCGGAACCTCATCAGCACGTTAGGAAGCAGAAGA GTGAGACAAGTCTAGatgatgagaagaaaacaactgcCTCTGGAACTGGAAGGAGACTTGCATCTCTGGGATCACTA ATTCGTGCATTAGTGAGAGAACGTGGAGAGCAGGATAAAAAACTTCAGGCCCTGGATGAAGACTTTGTGAAGATGGAAGCtaagctgagtgctgcagttcAGGAGAAAACATCTCTTCTGGCAAATGTTGCTTGCCTGAAAAAACAGCTTCTGGAATTGACAAGAACCAATGAACTACTAAAGTCTAAG CTATCTGAAGATAgtgtgcagaagaaaatgagcagTCTATGCATGGAATTAATGAAGCTCAGAACCAAGAGGGATGCTAAGGAGAAG ACTGCACTTGCAAAGCAGGAGAACATGGAAATGAAGCTGCAGGAAGTACAAAGGGATCTGGAGcattcaaaaggaaaagtagcactactaaaagaaaaact atcagctacagagagagagaaagtggaAGATAAGTCTGACACTGAAAAACTCCTGGAATACATCACAGAGCTCAG TAGTGttgcagaagctgcagagaaaTATAAACTAGATGTTGCTCGGATGGAGGAGACATTGACCAAGAAAGACAAAGACATTGAGATCCTGAGGGAAGCACTCAGAACAAAAGAGGAAGAATCAAATACACTTATCAGAGCTCTTAATGAAAGGTGTGAGTTGCTTGAACAAGAGAAAG AGAGGGAGTCGtctgagagcagagggaaagtCCTGAGTATGAATGCTGAAATAGAAGCCctgaaaaaacaaattcttgTAGAAGAGCAAGAACACCAAAAACTGCTTCAGAAACAAGAGGAGTTGATCTCTCAGCTGCAGCAAGAGAGG GAGATGTCTGCGTCTATGCACCAGAAGTTACTAAATCTTCAAGACGAGGTAACAAGTGAGAGATGTCTCCTGGAGGAGGAGCTGAAGTGTGCAATGAATGAACTGGACAAACTACATGCTAAGGAGAAGAAAGCTGAGAAGCTGGTGAAGCTgttggaaaaagaaaccaaatctAAAGCCCTTGAACTTGCACAGATGGAAGTGAAATTAAAAGG gAAGAATGCTGAGTTGGAGCAAATCAAGGAAAGGCACAGCAGTACAGTTCTGCAAATCCAAGAAGAGCTTAACAACACATTGCATAAACTGGGAGAGAATGTTGCTGAGTTTGAAAG CTACAAGACGACAATAGCTGAAGAAATACGCAGTCTTACACTGGAGAACACTTCTCTGCAAGAACAAGTTGCTGACCTGAAAAAAACATGTGAAGATAATCTACAGTTGCTCCAGGAAGCAGAATACACTAAAGATAAGGCAAAAGAAGAGTGTGCGAG GATGATTTTAGAAGCCCAGACCAAGCTTGCActaaaagaagcagaagcagagagaacaaAAGAGTCTTGCCTCATACAAGTGACTAAACTACAGGAAAAACTGGAAGAGCTAACAGAAGATCTGAAAAAGAAGTCTGAAGTGGAAGAATCAAG GAAAACTGTACATGAAGACGTGACCTCTAGCTTAAAAGAAGAGATAAAGACCTGGCGTAATCTATATGAAGAACTGCATAACAAAACCAAGCCTTTTCAG CAACAACTAGATGCAtttgaagcagagaaaaatgctCTCTTAAATGAGCATGGTGCAGCCCAAGAAGAACTGAATAAACTAAGTGAAGCATATGCTAAACTACTTGGCCaccaaaaccagaaacaaaaaatcaagCATGTTATGAAGTTGAAAGAAGATAATACCCACCTGCAGCAG gaCATCTCAAAACTGCGTGCACTTCttgcaaaagagaaacaaacaaacagagatCTGCAGGAGCAACTATATACAATTCAGGGCATTAGGCACTTTGATCCTTCTAAAGCATTCCAGCATGATAGCAAGGAAAATATTCCTCCAAAAACTCCTTTTAAAGAAG gtAATAGAAACAAAGTTTAG
- the NUDCD2 gene encoding nudC domain-containing protein 2 has translation MSAPFEERSGVVPCVTPWGRWYQTLEEVFIEVQVPPGTRAKDVCCSLQSRRVALSVCGREVLQGKLFDSTIADEGTWTLEDRKLIRIVLMKTNRDAGNCWTSLLKNEYAADPWVQDQMQRKLTLERFQRENPGFDFSGAEISGNYSKGGPDFSSLEK, from the exons ATGTCGGCTCCGTTCGAGGAGCGGAGCGGGGTGGTGCCCTGCGTGACGCCCTGGGGCCGCTGGTACCAGACCCTGGAGGAGGTGTTCATCGAGGTGCAGGTGCCGCCGGGCACGCGGGCGAAGGatgtgtgctgcagcctgcagagccgGCGAGTGGCGCTGTCCGTGTGCGGCCGGGAGGTGCTGCAG GGTAAACTTTTTGACTCTACGATAGCTGATGAAGGAACGTGGACCTTAG AAGACCGAAAACTGATACGAATTGTTCTGATGAAGACTAATCGAGATGCTGGAAATTGCTGGACGTCTCTGTTAAAAAATGAATACGCTGCTGATCCTTGGGTACAAGACCAGATGCAAAGGAAACTTACACTGGAGCGATTCCAAAGAGAG AACCCCGGATTTGACTTCAGCGGAGCAGAAATTTCTGGAAATTACAGCAAAGGAGGACCAGACTTCTCCAGCCTTGAGAAATGA
- the CCNG1 gene encoding cyclin-G1 produces MIETLVSSDARALLYQLTALLEHELRCQPKGSGLRLIESAHDNGLRMTARLRDFEVKDLLSLTQFFGFHTETFSLAVNFLDRFLSKMKVQPKHLGCVGLSCFYLAVKATEEERNVPLATDLIRISQYRFTVSDMMRMEKIVLEKLSWKVKATTAFQFLQLYHSLIHENLSCERKRYLNFERLETQLKACHCRIMFSKAKPSVLALSIMALEIEEQKLLELTEALEFLQLHSKINSRDLTFWKELVLKCLTEYSSSKCSKPNVQKLKWIVSGRTARQLKHSYYRITHLPTIPETSS; encoded by the exons ATGATTGAGACGCTTGTGAGCAGCGATGCCCGGGCGCTGCTGTACCAGCTCACGGCTCTGCTGGAGCACGAGCTGCGGTGTCAGCCGAAGGGCTCGGGCCTGAGGCTGATCGAGTCTGCCCATGACAACGGCCTCCGAATGACCGCAAGGCTGCGAGACTTCGAAGTGAAGGACCTGCTCAGCTTAACTCAGTTCTTCGGCTTCCACACGGAGACCTTCTCGCTGGCCGTCAACTTCTTAGATAGATTCCTGTCCAAAATGAAG GTACAGCCTAAACACTTGGGCTGTGTTGGACTGAGCTGCTTCTACCTGGCTGTGAAGGCaacagaagaagagagaaacgTTCCCTTAGCCACCGACTTAATTCGAATAAGCCAGTATAGGTTCACTGTTTCTGATATGATGAGAATGGAGAAAATTGTATTGGAGAAGCTTTCTTGGAAAGTCAAAGCAACAACAGCCTTCCAGTTCCTACAGCTTTATCACTCACTCATTCATGAGAATTTAAGCTGTGAAAG GAAAAGATACCTTAATTTTGAGAGACTTGAGACCCAGCTTAAGGCATGTCACTGCAGAATCATGTTTTCTAAAGCTAAG CCTTCTGTCTTAGCACTGTCTATTATGGCACTAGAGATAGAAGAACAAAAACTACTGGAGTTGACAGAGGCATTGGAATTTCTGCAGTTGCATTCCAAG ATAAACAGCAGAGACTTGACCTTCTGGAAGGAATTGGTGTTGAAGTGCCTTACAGAATATTCCTCGAGCAAGTGTTCCAAACCAAATGTCCAGAAATTAAAATGGATCGTGTCTGGACGTACAGCACGGCAGCTTAAACATAGCTATTATAGAATAACACACCTTCCTACAATTCCAGAAACCAGCTCATAA